A genomic window from Aethina tumida isolate Nest 87 chromosome 4, icAetTumi1.1, whole genome shotgun sequence includes:
- the LOC109602207 gene encoding probable multidrug resistance-associated protein lethal(2)03659 isoform X1 — MDSFESTRRKTNPVENANIFSLITFFYTRGLFKKGLHGPLQDEDIYKVVTNHKSQTLGDQLEHAWNVECEKDNPSIYKLLLKCYGLKYLIIGVVQLIMRSLIIIFSTDATGKLISYFSKDQTEISKTDAYYYAILVISLNLLNYIYLHNYLLIITEFGIKIRTAFSSLIYRKCLQLNTSKLSDITSGKMVTLITKDVTAFEKIVFYGNDVWIGFVQAGIVCYLIYTRIGSPAFAGIGFFLFVMPIQIYIGKKATQLRKETGNRTDQRLQLMQECLSAIKTIKMSTWEKLFVGKISSARKLEVSNIVKIFYTKTIILLTGALTTKLAFYILITTYVLMGNLIHAELVYYILSCFARLRHALSVLIPLGITEAAELRASVDRIGVLLKEKPCHKLKSHPIIVPKIKFSDVTVSLKGKDVLKKLTLKIEPGLTVLTGSFGSGKTSLLKTILGDYETNSGKLERGGVISYACQEPWVFPSTIRQNILFGEDYNPYRYQKVIEICGLKSDLDNMPKQDLSLVGDKGLNLSKGQKSRINLARAVYKNSDIYLLDDCLSSLDANVRLHVFQECVQKFLRDKLCVLVTNDINFVSRCDNIIVLSQGEIVSKSDLLSRSCKDADTLPGNVKDSENIGDEEFVADEASKLLKDGEKKNIYYESKRSGKVSKKTYKEYVRSGGGFIMLAVVVVFFVLTQSSKSYTEKMVSTWVNLEDNITDHIKKNLTDAQSYMELTQSHSNTLILFSLVILSTTVLSIATAVLLFTFTRRASNRLHDRMICSIMETSMDFFDNTYLGNILNRCSKDLATIDEYLPNVIYEFIEITLALTGIIILIASVNLIFLIPTTVFLIVMYCMRLIYLPTGRNLQRLDAATRNPVIGYLNASLDGLSTIKSHNAEKLLIEEFDSHQDLYTSANYMSKCTARAFGFFLDMLCMFYIASIIFKFLLYDTDTSVGDVGMAITQSFGLVGLVQYGIRQWADLENNMTSVERVLEYTSIKSENKTGVVPENWPGKGHILFKNVSISYKNNKPTLNNLNLEIKPGRKVGIVGKTGIGKTSLVSSLMRIHDFEGLIQIDGVDIKTIPLDILRKNISFIPQDPVVFSGTIRYNVDPVGERSDEEIWRVLKKVKLDVPSLDSEAGSGFSAGEKQLICLARSMMTANKIVILDEATANVDETTDFLVRSTLNEYFQDCTVLTVAHNLESVLDSDSVMVIDDGGIVEYDNPCVLFEDKRSIFRKMIETAGLNEKLIKSCSEM; from the exons ATGGATAGTTTCGAAAGTACTCGACGAAAAACAAATCCAGTGGAAAATgccaatattttttctttaatcactttttt TTACACACGTGGACTTTTCAAAAAGGGTCTCCACGGACCTCTGCAAGACGAAGACATCTATAAAGTTGTGACGAATCACAAAAGTCAGACGCTTGGAGACCAATTAGAACATGCGTGGAATGTGGAATGCGAAAAAGATAATCCTTCCATTtacaaattactattaaaatgctacggtttaaaatacttaataatcgGCGTCGTGCAGTTAATAATGAGAAGTCTAATAAT tattttttccaCTGACGCAACGGGAAAACTAATCTCATACTTTTCCAAAGACCAAACGGAAATATCGAAAACAGACGCTTATTATTATGCAATTCTGGTGATCAGCCTCAACCTCTTAAACTACATTTATTTGCACAACTACTTGCTGATCATCACTGAATTCGGCATCAAAATCAGAACAGCGTTctcttcattaatttacagaaaatGTTTGCAGTTAAACACCAGTAAGCTGTCTGACATCACATCGGGAAAAATGGTAACTTTGATTACGAAAGACGTAACCGCTTTTGAAAAAATCGTCTTCTATGGAAACGACGTTTGGATCGGCTTTGTACAGGCTGGAATCGTTTGTTACTTGATTTACACTAGGATAGGATCGCCGGCGTTCGCAGGAATAGGTTTTTTCTTATTCGTCATGCCCATACAAA TTTACATAGGCAAAAAGGCGACTCAGCTGCGAAAAGAGACGGGAAACAGGACGGACCAACGATTGCAGCTGATGCAGGAATGTCTTTCCGCCATAAAAACAATCAAGATGAGCACGTGGGAGAAACTGTTCGTCGGAAAAATATCCAGTGCGAGGAA ACTTGAAGTCTCCAACATCGTCAAGATCTTCTACACCAAAACCATCATTCTGTTGACAGGAGCTCTTACTACCAAACTggcattttacattttgattaCGACATACGTTTTGATGGGCAATCTGATTCACGCCGAGCTGGTATATTATATTCTGTCTTGTTTTGCAAGATTGAGACACGCTTTGAGCGTTTTAATACCCTTGGGCATAACTGAAGCTGCGGAGCTTCGTGCAAGTGTAGATAGGATCGGAGTCTTGCTTAAAGAGAAGCCTTGTCATAAATTGAAAAGTCATCCAATAATCGTTCCCAAGATCAAGTTCAGCGACGTAACCGTTTCTCTTAAAGGAAaggatgttttaaaaaagttgacaTTGAAAATTGAACCGGGCTTGACCGTTCTAACCGGAAGTTTTGGTTCAGGAAAGACGAGTCTTCTGAAAACGATTTTAGGAGATTATGAAACGAATTCGGGAAAGCTGGAACGTGGGGGTGTAATATCTTACGCCTGTCAAGAGCCGTGGGTATTCCCTTCTACCATTCGACAAAACATATTGTTTGGAGAAGATTACAATCCGTACAGATATCAAAAGGTCATAGAGATTTGCGGCTTGAAATCTGACCTAGACAACATGCCTAAACAAGACTTGTCTCTGGTAGGTGACAAAGGTTTAAACTTGAGTAAAGGACAAAAGTCTAGGATTAATTTGGCACGTGCAGTGTACAAAAACAGCGATATCTATTTGTTGGATGATTGTTTGTCGTCGCTGGATGCGAACGTGAGATTACACGTCTTTCAGGAATGTGTGCAGAAATTTTTGAGGGATAAACTCTGCGTTTTGGTAACGAacgatattaattttgtttctagatgtgataatattattgtgttgTCGCAAGGTGAAATTGTTTCCAAGTCTGATTTGCTGTCAAGATCTTGTAAAGATGCGGATACACTTCCTGGAAACGTAAAAGATTCAGAGAATATAGGTGACGAAGAATTTGTTGCTGATGAAGCATCGAAATTGTTGAAGGATGGGGAaaagaagaatatttattacgaATCTAAACGGTCAGGAAAGGTTTCCAAAAAGACTTATAAAGAATACGTCAGGTCAGGTGGCGGCTTTATAATGTTGGCTGTAGTCGTGGTGTTTTTCGTGCTGACTCAATCTTCGAAAAGCTATACGGAGAAGATGGTAAGCACTTG GGTCAATCTAGAGGACAACATTACGGATCACATAAAAAAGAATCTAACTGATGCGCAGAGTTATATGGAACTGACTCAAAGTCATTCGAACACTTTGATACTATTTTCGTTGGTGATATTGTCTACCACTGTCTTATCGATCGCAACTGCAGTTCTGTTGTTCACATTTACGAGAAGGGCTTCAAATAGATTACACGATAGGATGATTTGCAGTATAATGGAAACAAGCATGGACTTTTTCGACAACACTTATCTTGGAAACATTCTTAACAGATGTTCCAAAGATCTGGCAACGATCGACGAATACTTGCCTAATGTTATATACGAATTCATCGAAATAACACTCGCATTAACAGGAATTATAATACTGATAGCCTCCGTCAATCTAATCTTTTTAATTCCTACCACTGTTTTTTTGATTGTAATGTATTGCATGCGACTGATTTACCTTCCAACGGGCAGAAATCTCCAGAGACTGGACGCAGCAA caCGAAATCCTGTCATCGGATATTTGAACGCCTCTTTGGATGGTTTGAGCACTATCAAGTCGCACAACgcagaaaaattattgatagagGAATTCGACAGTCACCAAGACTTGTACACTTCAGCAAATTATATGTCCAAGTGCACCGCAAGAGCTTTCGGTTTCTTCTTGGACATGCTTTGCATGTTTTACATCGCTtcgattattttcaaattcttacTATACGACACAG ATACTTCGGTGGGTGACGTTGGTATGGCAATAACTCAATCATTTGGACTGGTAGGTTTGGTACAATACGGAATCAGACAATGGGCAGACTTGGAGAACAACATGACTTCAGTCGAAAGAGTTTTGGAGTACACCTCTATCAAATCGGAAAACAAAACGGGTGTGGTGCCGGAAAACTGGCCAGGAAAGGGTcacattttgttcaaaaatgtttCGATTTCATATAAGAATAATAAGCCAACACTGAACAATCTAAACTTGGAAATAAAACCAGGCAGAAAGGTCGGAATAGTCGGTAAAACTGGCATAGGAAAAACATCGCTGGTATCCAGTCTTATGAGAATACACGATTTCGAAGGGCTCATTCAAATTGATGGGGTCGACATCAAAACCATTCCTTTGGACATCTTGCGaaaaaacatttcttttatACCTCAGGATCCGGTTGTGTTTTCCGGAACGATCAGATACAACGTGGATCCTGTCGGCGAACGATCGGACGAAGAGATTTGGCGAGTCTTGAAGAAGGTGAAGTTGGACGTGCCCAGTTTGGATAGTGAAGCAGGCTCTGGTTTCAGTGCGGGCGAAAAACAACTGATTTGCCTGGCTAGATCAATGATGACTGCGAATAAGATTGTCATTCTGGACGAGGCTACGGCCAACGTCGACGAAACCACCGACTTTTTGGTACGGTCGACCCTTAACGAATACTTTCAAGATTGCACAGTTTTAACTGTCGCCCACAATTTGGAGAGTGTGTTGGACAGTGATTCGGTAATGGTCATCGACGATGGAGGAATTGTGGAGTACGATAATCCGTGTGTCCTGTTCGAGGATAAGCGCAGCATATTTAGGAAAATGATCGAGACTGCCGGATTAAacgaaaaactaattaaatcatgtagtgaaatgtaa
- the LOC109602207 gene encoding probable multidrug resistance-associated protein lethal(2)03659 isoform X2 produces the protein MVTLITKDVTAFEKIVFYGNDVWIGFVQAGIVCYLIYTRIGSPAFAGIGFFLFVMPIQIYIGKKATQLRKETGNRTDQRLQLMQECLSAIKTIKMSTWEKLFVGKISSARKLEVSNIVKIFYTKTIILLTGALTTKLAFYILITTYVLMGNLIHAELVYYILSCFARLRHALSVLIPLGITEAAELRASVDRIGVLLKEKPCHKLKSHPIIVPKIKFSDVTVSLKGKDVLKKLTLKIEPGLTVLTGSFGSGKTSLLKTILGDYETNSGKLERGGVISYACQEPWVFPSTIRQNILFGEDYNPYRYQKVIEICGLKSDLDNMPKQDLSLVGDKGLNLSKGQKSRINLARAVYKNSDIYLLDDCLSSLDANVRLHVFQECVQKFLRDKLCVLVTNDINFVSRCDNIIVLSQGEIVSKSDLLSRSCKDADTLPGNVKDSENIGDEEFVADEASKLLKDGEKKNIYYESKRSGKVSKKTYKEYVRSGGGFIMLAVVVVFFVLTQSSKSYTEKMVSTWVNLEDNITDHIKKNLTDAQSYMELTQSHSNTLILFSLVILSTTVLSIATAVLLFTFTRRASNRLHDRMICSIMETSMDFFDNTYLGNILNRCSKDLATIDEYLPNVIYEFIEITLALTGIIILIASVNLIFLIPTTVFLIVMYCMRLIYLPTGRNLQRLDAATRNPVIGYLNASLDGLSTIKSHNAEKLLIEEFDSHQDLYTSANYMSKCTARAFGFFLDMLCMFYIASIIFKFLLYDTDTSVGDVGMAITQSFGLVGLVQYGIRQWADLENNMTSVERVLEYTSIKSENKTGVVPENWPGKGHILFKNVSISYKNNKPTLNNLNLEIKPGRKVGIVGKTGIGKTSLVSSLMRIHDFEGLIQIDGVDIKTIPLDILRKNISFIPQDPVVFSGTIRYNVDPVGERSDEEIWRVLKKVKLDVPSLDSEAGSGFSAGEKQLICLARSMMTANKIVILDEATANVDETTDFLVRSTLNEYFQDCTVLTVAHNLESVLDSDSVMVIDDGGIVEYDNPCVLFEDKRSIFRKMIETAGLNEKLIKSCSEM, from the exons ATGGTAACTTTGATTACGAAAGACGTAACCGCTTTTGAAAAAATCGTCTTCTATGGAAACGACGTTTGGATCGGCTTTGTACAGGCTGGAATCGTTTGTTACTTGATTTACACTAGGATAGGATCGCCGGCGTTCGCAGGAATAGGTTTTTTCTTATTCGTCATGCCCATACAAA TTTACATAGGCAAAAAGGCGACTCAGCTGCGAAAAGAGACGGGAAACAGGACGGACCAACGATTGCAGCTGATGCAGGAATGTCTTTCCGCCATAAAAACAATCAAGATGAGCACGTGGGAGAAACTGTTCGTCGGAAAAATATCCAGTGCGAGGAA ACTTGAAGTCTCCAACATCGTCAAGATCTTCTACACCAAAACCATCATTCTGTTGACAGGAGCTCTTACTACCAAACTggcattttacattttgattaCGACATACGTTTTGATGGGCAATCTGATTCACGCCGAGCTGGTATATTATATTCTGTCTTGTTTTGCAAGATTGAGACACGCTTTGAGCGTTTTAATACCCTTGGGCATAACTGAAGCTGCGGAGCTTCGTGCAAGTGTAGATAGGATCGGAGTCTTGCTTAAAGAGAAGCCTTGTCATAAATTGAAAAGTCATCCAATAATCGTTCCCAAGATCAAGTTCAGCGACGTAACCGTTTCTCTTAAAGGAAaggatgttttaaaaaagttgacaTTGAAAATTGAACCGGGCTTGACCGTTCTAACCGGAAGTTTTGGTTCAGGAAAGACGAGTCTTCTGAAAACGATTTTAGGAGATTATGAAACGAATTCGGGAAAGCTGGAACGTGGGGGTGTAATATCTTACGCCTGTCAAGAGCCGTGGGTATTCCCTTCTACCATTCGACAAAACATATTGTTTGGAGAAGATTACAATCCGTACAGATATCAAAAGGTCATAGAGATTTGCGGCTTGAAATCTGACCTAGACAACATGCCTAAACAAGACTTGTCTCTGGTAGGTGACAAAGGTTTAAACTTGAGTAAAGGACAAAAGTCTAGGATTAATTTGGCACGTGCAGTGTACAAAAACAGCGATATCTATTTGTTGGATGATTGTTTGTCGTCGCTGGATGCGAACGTGAGATTACACGTCTTTCAGGAATGTGTGCAGAAATTTTTGAGGGATAAACTCTGCGTTTTGGTAACGAacgatattaattttgtttctagatgtgataatattattgtgttgTCGCAAGGTGAAATTGTTTCCAAGTCTGATTTGCTGTCAAGATCTTGTAAAGATGCGGATACACTTCCTGGAAACGTAAAAGATTCAGAGAATATAGGTGACGAAGAATTTGTTGCTGATGAAGCATCGAAATTGTTGAAGGATGGGGAaaagaagaatatttattacgaATCTAAACGGTCAGGAAAGGTTTCCAAAAAGACTTATAAAGAATACGTCAGGTCAGGTGGCGGCTTTATAATGTTGGCTGTAGTCGTGGTGTTTTTCGTGCTGACTCAATCTTCGAAAAGCTATACGGAGAAGATGGTAAGCACTTG GGTCAATCTAGAGGACAACATTACGGATCACATAAAAAAGAATCTAACTGATGCGCAGAGTTATATGGAACTGACTCAAAGTCATTCGAACACTTTGATACTATTTTCGTTGGTGATATTGTCTACCACTGTCTTATCGATCGCAACTGCAGTTCTGTTGTTCACATTTACGAGAAGGGCTTCAAATAGATTACACGATAGGATGATTTGCAGTATAATGGAAACAAGCATGGACTTTTTCGACAACACTTATCTTGGAAACATTCTTAACAGATGTTCCAAAGATCTGGCAACGATCGACGAATACTTGCCTAATGTTATATACGAATTCATCGAAATAACACTCGCATTAACAGGAATTATAATACTGATAGCCTCCGTCAATCTAATCTTTTTAATTCCTACCACTGTTTTTTTGATTGTAATGTATTGCATGCGACTGATTTACCTTCCAACGGGCAGAAATCTCCAGAGACTGGACGCAGCAA caCGAAATCCTGTCATCGGATATTTGAACGCCTCTTTGGATGGTTTGAGCACTATCAAGTCGCACAACgcagaaaaattattgatagagGAATTCGACAGTCACCAAGACTTGTACACTTCAGCAAATTATATGTCCAAGTGCACCGCAAGAGCTTTCGGTTTCTTCTTGGACATGCTTTGCATGTTTTACATCGCTtcgattattttcaaattcttacTATACGACACAG ATACTTCGGTGGGTGACGTTGGTATGGCAATAACTCAATCATTTGGACTGGTAGGTTTGGTACAATACGGAATCAGACAATGGGCAGACTTGGAGAACAACATGACTTCAGTCGAAAGAGTTTTGGAGTACACCTCTATCAAATCGGAAAACAAAACGGGTGTGGTGCCGGAAAACTGGCCAGGAAAGGGTcacattttgttcaaaaatgtttCGATTTCATATAAGAATAATAAGCCAACACTGAACAATCTAAACTTGGAAATAAAACCAGGCAGAAAGGTCGGAATAGTCGGTAAAACTGGCATAGGAAAAACATCGCTGGTATCCAGTCTTATGAGAATACACGATTTCGAAGGGCTCATTCAAATTGATGGGGTCGACATCAAAACCATTCCTTTGGACATCTTGCGaaaaaacatttcttttatACCTCAGGATCCGGTTGTGTTTTCCGGAACGATCAGATACAACGTGGATCCTGTCGGCGAACGATCGGACGAAGAGATTTGGCGAGTCTTGAAGAAGGTGAAGTTGGACGTGCCCAGTTTGGATAGTGAAGCAGGCTCTGGTTTCAGTGCGGGCGAAAAACAACTGATTTGCCTGGCTAGATCAATGATGACTGCGAATAAGATTGTCATTCTGGACGAGGCTACGGCCAACGTCGACGAAACCACCGACTTTTTGGTACGGTCGACCCTTAACGAATACTTTCAAGATTGCACAGTTTTAACTGTCGCCCACAATTTGGAGAGTGTGTTGGACAGTGATTCGGTAATGGTCATCGACGATGGAGGAATTGTGGAGTACGATAATCCGTGTGTCCTGTTCGAGGATAAGCGCAGCATATTTAGGAAAATGATCGAGACTGCCGGATTAAacgaaaaactaattaaatcatgtagtgaaatgtaa